Proteins co-encoded in one Terriglobia bacterium genomic window:
- a CDS encoding FAD-dependent oxidoreductase — protein sequence MPTITAPTGIAFPSLTATDIELLRPMATACSFKDGEVVFHAGDAEVDLFVVESGGLEMQNPGDGYSPIVTHGPGHFAGDIDLLTGRPVIVTAVARGKTQLLRVPGDRVREVMNKLPHIGETMLVAIQERRRLLAETGGFGLKVVGPGKCKDTTLVREFLFKNFVPFTWYDSASERGQQLMESWGSPKRSPVIEFGDGRQLINPGLRELAQTAGVWRHCPPGPVDLAIIGAGPAGMAAAVYAASEGVSTVVLDRVGPGGQASASSRIENFIGFPSGLSGAELATRSALQMLKFGAKMVAPVIVETIEAVSTPEEGHLLHLDCGTKLFARTVLIAAGVGWRKLDAEGADRFESAGVHYACTSVESVLYDAQDVAVVGGGNSAGQAAMFLAECCRTREVHLLIRSRLGPAMSDYLVDRIRGTSNIIVHEGEAIASVHGERRLDSVTLKSGKTIPLAAVFVFIGADPGGAWLPEGIERDDLGYILTGIDALRSGQWPLKDREPCPLETTIPGILAAGDIRAGSTKRVGFAVGDGSLAVTCVHKLTAIRA from the coding sequence ATGCCAACAATTACTGCGCCGACAGGCATCGCCTTTCCAAGCCTTACAGCAACCGACATCGAGTTGCTCAGGCCAATGGCCACCGCATGTTCTTTTAAAGACGGCGAAGTCGTTTTTCATGCCGGCGACGCGGAGGTGGATCTATTTGTCGTCGAGTCCGGTGGGTTGGAAATGCAGAATCCCGGAGACGGGTACAGTCCAATTGTGACCCACGGCCCCGGGCATTTTGCCGGCGACATCGATCTGTTGACGGGGCGGCCGGTAATCGTAACGGCGGTGGCGCGCGGCAAGACGCAACTGCTCCGGGTGCCGGGAGACCGGGTACGGGAGGTTATGAACAAACTGCCGCACATCGGAGAAACGATGCTGGTCGCCATTCAGGAGCGGCGGCGTCTGCTCGCCGAAACCGGCGGGTTCGGACTGAAGGTTGTCGGACCCGGAAAATGTAAAGACACCACACTCGTGCGCGAATTTCTGTTCAAGAATTTCGTTCCGTTTACCTGGTACGACTCCGCTTCGGAGCGGGGACAGCAATTGATGGAGTCGTGGGGATCTCCGAAAAGATCACCTGTTATTGAATTCGGCGATGGACGGCAATTGATCAATCCCGGTCTGCGGGAACTTGCGCAGACGGCCGGCGTATGGCGTCACTGTCCGCCGGGCCCTGTGGATCTGGCGATTATCGGGGCGGGGCCGGCCGGCATGGCGGCGGCGGTCTATGCCGCGTCCGAAGGCGTCTCTACTGTGGTTCTCGACCGTGTGGGTCCGGGTGGTCAGGCCAGCGCCTCCTCCAGGATCGAAAACTTCATCGGTTTCCCGAGCGGGCTTTCCGGAGCCGAGTTGGCCACGCGGAGCGCTCTGCAGATGCTCAAGTTCGGCGCAAAGATGGTGGCGCCGGTGATCGTTGAAACGATCGAAGCGGTCTCGACGCCCGAGGAAGGTCATCTCTTGCATCTCGACTGCGGCACAAAGCTCTTCGCTCGCACCGTATTGATCGCGGCCGGCGTGGGCTGGCGAAAACTCGATGCCGAAGGCGCAGACCGTTTCGAATCCGCCGGAGTCCACTATGCATGCACATCCGTCGAATCGGTTCTGTATGATGCGCAGGATGTCGCGGTTGTCGGGGGAGGAAACTCGGCTGGTCAGGCTGCAATGTTCCTCGCCGAGTGCTGCAGGACACGAGAGGTTCACCTGCTCATTCGAAGCCGCCTCGGACCGGCGATGTCCGATTACCTGGTCGATCGAATCCGCGGAACCTCCAACATCATCGTCCACGAGGGTGAAGCCATCGCTTCCGTGCATGGCGAGCGCCGGCTCGACAGCGTGACTCTGAAATCCGGAAAGACGATCCCCCTTGCTGCTGTCTTCGTTTTTATCGGTGCGGACCCCGGCGGCGCCTGGCTGCCGGAAGGAATTGAGCGGGACGACCTGGGATACATCCTTACGGGAATCGATGCGCTGCGCTCCGGCCAGTGGCCTCTCAAGGATCGTGAACCGTGTCCACTGGAAACTACGATTCCCGGAATCCTCGCGGCCGGTGACATTCGGGCCGGATCGACGAAGCGAGTCGGGTTTGCCGTCGGCGATGGCTCCCTCGCGGTGACCTGCGTTCACAAACTGACGGCGATCCGCGCCTGA
- a CDS encoding cytochrome c: MTRPVVFLLLAAMTALGTETSSTSVPPDQAPLVTFNKDVLPILQNNCQTCHRPGGIAPMSLLTYPNARPWAKAIKAAVINKQMPPWFADPHYGEFRNAPKLTADDIRTITAWADRGAPEGDPADKPADLQFTDGWRIKPDVVVSMPEAHPVPAKGIGEIQSFFVPNPFKEDTWVTSIEIRPGDPSVVHHVIVQIPEQTTVSFVDHPSVTVCGDCTTEAQVKKVEKAFAAKSVVVNDLLGRFPGQGGSYSDQFVRMRERQTGQGAFTTMEAVYAPGSSPLDFRFSNSAKLIRGGKPIRIEVHYTPNGKETSDKTRIGFTLAKAPAQRRFVIMAPEHLVDARKPIPAGEKNYETKGELTFNQDAELVWFMPHMHLRGKDMTFKLVYPDGREQTVLSAKFNFHWQLGYEVAEPIKVTKGTRMIVTAHHDNSANNPQNPSPDQAAMWGEMTSQEMMLPWFGVVVDRDAQPDKIASYKPGDFDGSLPHFGIARPGVPTVQPAILRTAIQR; the protein is encoded by the coding sequence ATGACTCGACCTGTTGTTTTCCTTCTGTTGGCGGCAATGACGGCATTGGGAACCGAGACTTCCTCCACTTCGGTTCCTCCCGATCAAGCTCCGCTCGTCACCTTTAATAAGGATGTTCTGCCTATTCTTCAGAATAACTGCCAGACCTGTCATCGCCCCGGCGGTATCGCGCCCATGTCTTTGTTGACATATCCGAACGCCCGCCCCTGGGCGAAGGCGATCAAAGCTGCAGTTATCAATAAACAGATGCCGCCGTGGTTTGCGGATCCGCATTATGGCGAGTTCCGCAATGCACCGAAACTGACGGCCGACGACATCCGTACGATCACGGCCTGGGCCGATCGCGGCGCCCCCGAGGGCGATCCGGCCGATAAACCGGCAGACCTTCAATTTACGGACGGTTGGCGGATCAAACCGGACGTGGTCGTCTCGATGCCCGAAGCGCACCCCGTCCCCGCAAAGGGTATTGGAGAGATCCAGTCGTTTTTCGTTCCCAATCCTTTTAAGGAAGACACCTGGGTGACATCCATCGAAATTCGTCCAGGAGATCCGTCTGTGGTGCACCATGTGATCGTTCAGATTCCGGAGCAAACGACGGTCAGCTTCGTCGATCATCCGTCGGTCACCGTATGCGGCGACTGCACAACGGAAGCTCAAGTGAAGAAAGTTGAAAAGGCCTTCGCTGCGAAATCTGTCGTCGTCAATGACCTCCTCGGCCGGTTTCCAGGCCAGGGCGGCTCCTATTCCGATCAGTTTGTCCGAATGCGCGAGCGCCAGACCGGGCAGGGAGCCTTCACGACCATGGAGGCCGTCTATGCTCCGGGCAGTTCCCCGCTGGATTTCCGCTTCTCGAACTCCGCGAAACTCATTCGAGGCGGGAAGCCCATCCGGATTGAAGTGCATTACACACCGAACGGAAAGGAGACGTCCGACAAAACCAGGATCGGCTTCACCCTGGCAAAAGCGCCCGCGCAACGCCGCTTCGTGATCATGGCGCCCGAGCATCTGGTGGACGCGCGTAAACCGATCCCGGCCGGTGAAAAGAACTACGAAACCAAAGGCGAATTGACGTTCAACCAGGACGCCGAACTCGTCTGGTTCATGCCGCACATGCACCTGCGCGGAAAAGACATGACGTTCAAGTTGGTTTATCCGGATGGGCGCGAACAAACGGTGCTCAGCGCAAAGTTCAACTTCCACTGGCAGCTTGGCTATGAGGTCGCCGAACCGATCAAAGTCACCAAGGGCACGCGGATGATCGTTACCGCGCACCATGACAATTCGGCGAACAATCCGCAGAATCCGTCGCCCGATCAAGCCGCCATGTGGGGCGAAATGACCTCGCAGGAAATGATGCTGCCCTGGTTCGGCGTGGTCGTGGATCGCGATGCGCAACCGGATAAGATCGCATCGTACAAACCGGGCGACTTCGACGGCTCGCTTCCGCACTTTGGCATCGCAAGACCCGGCGTGCCCACGGTTCAACCAGCTATCCTGCGGACGGCGATCCAGCGGTAG
- a CDS encoding type II toxin-antitoxin system VapC family toxin, with protein MKTETGEGIPPVTPVYFDSALIAKFYVNEPGRDVVRALAGTAGIVVTSRIAVAEISAAFHRKYREGTVEPRVFKALQGQFAKDLSDGLWRLVSPTEALLDEVRSLFSKLDKAIFLRSIDALHLVTAKAEGFACLYSNDRHLLNACAHLGIEGVNPIA; from the coding sequence ATGAAGACCGAGACCGGTGAAGGAATTCCACCGGTCACTCCTGTTTACTTCGATTCCGCACTGATCGCCAAATTTTATGTCAATGAGCCTGGCCGCGATGTGGTGCGCGCGTTGGCCGGGACGGCGGGAATCGTGGTGACGTCGCGCATAGCCGTGGCCGAGATCTCCGCCGCATTTCACCGGAAATACAGGGAAGGGACGGTGGAACCCCGGGTGTTCAAGGCGTTACAAGGTCAATTCGCGAAAGACTTGAGCGACGGCTTGTGGCGTCTGGTCAGCCCGACGGAAGCCCTGCTCGATGAAGTACGCAGCCTCTTTTCGAAATTGGATAAAGCCATTTTCCTGCGTTCGATCGACGCTTTGCATCTGGTCACCGCGAAAGCTGAAGGTTTCGCGTGTCTCTATTCGAACGACCGGCACCTTCTCAATGCCTGTGCCCACCTCGGCATCGAAGGCGTCAACCCGATCGCTTAA
- a CDS encoding plastocyanin/azurin family copper-binding protein, translated as MRYSRRGFFLGSLSLPLILLGCRGESKDAAKPQVVDLVIESDGDFLAYKPDEVTCRTGAMVRVTFRHKGRYLSALHNWVLVFPDQMEPVDKEAEKTNGVIAEGDPRVIAAVPMCGRGEMVMTQFLAPAPGDYPFFCSTPGHAVDMNGILHVTA; from the coding sequence ATGAGGTATTCGCGGCGTGGTTTCTTTCTGGGATCGCTGAGCCTGCCGCTGATTCTTCTGGGATGCAGGGGCGAGAGCAAGGACGCGGCGAAGCCGCAGGTTGTGGATCTCGTGATCGAGTCCGATGGCGATTTTCTGGCCTACAAGCCCGACGAGGTGACCTGCCGGACCGGAGCGATGGTCCGTGTCACCTTCCGCCACAAAGGACGTTATTTGAGTGCGCTTCACAATTGGGTCCTTGTCTTTCCCGATCAAATGGAGCCGGTGGATAAGGAGGCGGAGAAGACGAACGGCGTTATCGCGGAAGGTGATCCGCGTGTCATTGCAGCGGTTCCCATGTGCGGGAGAGGCGAAATGGTGATGACGCAATTCCTCGCGCCCGCTCCCGGAGACTATCCCTTTTTCTGTTCCACTCCCGGCCATGCCGTCGACATGAACGGGATTTTGCATGTGACGGCCTAA
- a CDS encoding aspartate ammonia-lyase: MHKTIVLSTIAGAFAFLSSSFSYGAAQKEPSQTQAPRQAPGKAMPATRVEKDLLGEKEVPADAYYGVQTSRALENFQISGVPINRYPEFIQAWAIVKLAAARANTDVGAMKADKLAAIEKAADALRNGRYNDQFMVDWYQGGAGTSTNMNANEVLANVALELSGHNKGDYKVIEPHDDLNMSQSTNDSYPTALKVAFLLRNDKLIAELEQLSTSFRNKGDAYIKILKMGRTEMQDAVPMTVGQEFRGYADAIDTEIQFLRDAEKHLYAVNMGATAIGTGLNAPKGYAEKCAEYLAMLTGKPIVPASDMIAATWDQEGFVAYSSALKSAAVKLSKIASDMILLASGPRAGLNEIDLPALQPGSSIMPGKVNPVMPEMVNLVAFRVMGNDDTVTLAAHSGQLELNAYEPIEGLAIMESQDLLHNASKAFRTLCVDGITVDEKVLAHYMETTVGIVTALNPIIGYDKATELANEAYQSGKGILEIIRERQILTEPQIKDLLDPVKLTNLDRNN, encoded by the coding sequence ATGCACAAGACCATTGTTCTAAGCACGATTGCCGGAGCGTTCGCTTTCCTATCAAGCTCGTTCTCTTACGGAGCGGCACAGAAAGAACCATCACAAACGCAGGCGCCCCGGCAGGCGCCGGGGAAAGCAATGCCGGCAACACGCGTCGAAAAGGACCTTCTTGGCGAAAAGGAAGTTCCCGCCGATGCCTACTACGGGGTCCAGACATCCCGCGCACTGGAGAACTTCCAGATTTCCGGGGTTCCGATCAATCGCTATCCGGAGTTCATCCAGGCCTGGGCGATTGTGAAGCTGGCAGCGGCGCGCGCCAATACCGATGTCGGGGCGATGAAGGCCGATAAGCTGGCAGCAATCGAGAAGGCAGCCGATGCTCTCCGTAATGGCCGCTATAACGATCAGTTCATGGTCGACTGGTACCAGGGAGGCGCGGGCACTTCGACCAACATGAATGCCAACGAGGTGCTGGCGAATGTGGCGCTCGAACTGTCCGGCCACAACAAGGGCGACTATAAGGTCATCGAGCCGCACGACGATCTGAACATGTCGCAATCCACCAATGACTCTTATCCGACAGCGCTCAAGGTCGCATTTCTGCTGCGCAACGACAAATTGATTGCGGAGCTGGAACAGCTGTCGACTTCATTCCGGAATAAAGGCGACGCCTACATCAAGATCCTGAAGATGGGCCGCACGGAAATGCAGGACGCGGTCCCGATGACCGTTGGACAGGAGTTCCGTGGTTATGCCGACGCGATAGATACGGAAATTCAATTCCTGCGCGACGCCGAGAAGCATCTTTATGCGGTCAATATGGGCGCGACGGCCATCGGCACCGGCCTGAATGCCCCAAAGGGATACGCCGAAAAATGCGCGGAGTATCTGGCGATGCTGACCGGCAAGCCGATCGTGCCGGCAAGCGATATGATCGCCGCCACCTGGGACCAGGAAGGATTCGTGGCCTACTCCTCGGCGCTCAAGAGTGCTGCCGTGAAGCTGTCCAAGATCGCGAGCGACATGATCCTGCTCGCTTCAGGCCCCCGAGCCGGCCTCAATGAAATCGACCTGCCAGCGCTGCAACCGGGTTCTTCGATTATGCCGGGCAAGGTCAATCCCGTCATGCCCGAGATGGTGAACCTGGTCGCGTTCCGGGTCATGGGGAACGACGACACCGTGACTCTGGCAGCCCATTCCGGACAGCTCGAGCTCAACGCATACGAGCCGATCGAGGGGCTGGCCATCATGGAGTCGCAAGACCTCTTGCACAACGCCTCGAAGGCCTTCCGGACTCTCTGCGTGGATGGGATCACCGTAGACGAAAAGGTGCTGGCCCACTACATGGAGACGACGGTCGGCATTGTCACCGCTTTGAACCCGATCATCGGATACGACAAGGCAACGGAACTCGCGAACGAGGCCTATCAAAGCGGAAAAGGAATCCTTGAAATCATCCGCGAACGCCAGATTCTGACCGAGCCACAGATCAAAGATCTACTCGATCCCGTCAAGCTGACCAATCTGGACAGGAATAACTAG
- a CDS encoding type II asparaginase, with product MKSFHKTWIAMLIAVALAHATAASAQTNKPNILILATGGTIAGAAATGTQAGYTSGAVTIDAMIAAVPGIKDLANIKGEQISNVGSQDMSFDILLKLAKRINDLAKSNDVDGFVITHGTDTMEDSAFFLNLTVKTDKPVVMVGSMRPSTAVSADGPLNLFNAVGVAADPRARGRGVLVVMNDQILDAHSLTKTSTTAVQTFMSPLRGLVGTANYGKNDFYKKPEWKHTNQSEFDITNVTQIPRVDIIFASLDMSPDLIDCAVANGAKGIVIAGVGNGNMNKAALHAAASAVKKGTVVVRSSRVPTGTVGRNVEVEDDKLGFIASDELNPQKARILLSLALLSQRTPEQIQKLFETY from the coding sequence ATGAAATCGTTTCATAAGACCTGGATCGCGATGCTGATCGCTGTGGCGCTCGCGCACGCCACGGCGGCTTCTGCCCAGACGAACAAACCGAACATCCTCATCCTGGCTACCGGCGGTACGATCGCCGGCGCTGCGGCCACCGGAACTCAGGCAGGATATACATCCGGCGCCGTGACGATTGATGCCATGATTGCCGCCGTTCCCGGAATCAAGGACCTCGCGAACATCAAGGGGGAACAGATATCGAACGTCGGATCGCAGGACATGAGCTTCGATATCCTGCTCAAACTCGCAAAACGTATCAATGATCTCGCGAAGTCGAATGATGTGGATGGGTTTGTGATCACCCACGGCACCGACACCATGGAAGACTCCGCATTCTTTCTGAATCTGACCGTGAAGACGGACAAACCTGTGGTGATGGTCGGCTCGATGCGGCCCTCGACCGCAGTCAGTGCCGACGGTCCGCTGAACCTTTTCAACGCGGTGGGCGTCGCGGCCGACCCGCGAGCGCGCGGACGCGGTGTGCTGGTGGTGATGAATGACCAGATTCTCGATGCGCACTCATTGACCAAGACCAGCACGACTGCGGTACAGACCTTCATGTCGCCTCTTCGCGGCCTCGTTGGCACGGCGAACTACGGGAAAAACGATTTCTACAAGAAGCCGGAGTGGAAACACACGAACCAGTCGGAGTTCGACATCACGAATGTCACACAGATACCGCGTGTCGACATCATCTTCGCCAGCCTGGACATGTCACCCGACTTGATCGACTGCGCAGTGGCGAATGGAGCTAAAGGCATCGTGATCGCCGGTGTCGGAAACGGCAACATGAACAAAGCGGCACTGCACGCGGCAGCGAGTGCTGTGAAAAAAGGCACTGTGGTTGTGCGCAGCTCGCGGGTGCCGACGGGTACAGTCGGCCGGAACGTCGAGGTCGAAGACGATAAGCTGGGATTCATCGCCTCAGACGAGCTGAACCCGCAAAAAGCCAGGATACTGCTCTCATTGGCACTGCTGAGCCAACGCACGCCGGAGCAGATCCAGAAACTGTTCGAGACCTACTGA